In Streptomyces durocortorensis, a genomic segment contains:
- a CDS encoding sensor histidine kinase KdpD, which yields MGRGTLRIYLGAAPGVGKTYAMLSEAHRRVERGTDCVVAFVEHHGRPRTEALLDGLEQVPRSEVVHRSALRTEMDVDAVLERAPAVALVDELAHTNVPGSRNAKRWQDVEELLRAGIDVISTVNIQHLESLGDVVESITGVRQRETVPDEVVRRADQIELVDMSPQALRRRMAHGNIYQPDRMDAALSNYFRPGNLTALRELALLWTADRVDEYLQQYRGEHDIRTTWQARERIVVGLTGGPEGRTLIRRASRIAAKGSGSEILAVYIARSDGLTSVSPKELAVQRTLVEDLGGTFHHVIGDDIPAALLEFARGVNATQIVLGSSRRKTWQYIYGPGVGATVARESGPDLDVHIVTHEEVAKGRGLPMARGARLGRARLVWGWLVGVVGPVLLAVVLRGMEDAPGLANDVLLFLFLTVVAALLGGVRPALASAAVGSMLLNYWFTPPTHTLTVQDPENLVAIVIFFAVAVAVSSVVDLAARRTHQAARLRAESEILSFLAGSVLRGETALDALLERVRETFAMESVALLERSSDVEPWTCAGSVGPAPVARPEDADVDMPVGDNMALALSGRVLPAEDRRVLGAFAAQAAVVLDRQRLVGEAEQARRLAEGNRIRTALLAAVSHDLRTPLAGIKAAVSSLRSDDVAWSEQDQAELLEGIEDGADRLGHLVGNLLDMSRLQTGTVTPLIREIDLDEVVPMALGGVPDGSVDLDIPETLPMVAVDPGLLERVVANIVENAVKYHSGQEPVHVAASALGGRVELRVVDRGRGVPEEAKESIFEPFQRYGDAPRGAGVGLGLAVSRGFAEAMGGTLDAEDTPGGGLTMVLTLAAAPGGARVDADLPAQVTS from the coding sequence ATGGGACGCGGCACACTCCGGATCTACCTGGGCGCGGCACCGGGCGTCGGCAAGACGTACGCGATGCTCAGCGAGGCCCACCGCAGGGTCGAACGCGGCACCGACTGCGTGGTGGCCTTCGTGGAGCACCACGGCAGGCCGCGCACCGAGGCGCTGCTGGACGGTCTGGAACAGGTCCCGCGCAGCGAGGTCGTCCACCGCTCGGCGCTCCGCACCGAGATGGACGTCGACGCGGTCCTGGAGCGTGCCCCGGCCGTGGCCCTGGTCGACGAGCTGGCGCACACCAATGTTCCCGGTTCGCGCAACGCCAAGCGGTGGCAGGACGTCGAGGAGCTGCTCAGGGCCGGGATCGACGTCATATCCACGGTCAACATCCAGCACCTGGAGTCGCTGGGCGACGTCGTGGAGTCGATCACCGGGGTCCGGCAGCGCGAGACGGTCCCCGACGAGGTGGTGCGCCGGGCCGATCAGATCGAGCTGGTCGACATGTCGCCCCAGGCGCTGCGCCGCCGGATGGCGCACGGCAACATCTACCAGCCCGACAGGATGGACGCCGCCCTCTCCAACTACTTCCGCCCCGGCAACCTCACCGCCCTGCGTGAACTGGCGCTCCTGTGGACCGCCGACCGGGTCGACGAGTACCTCCAGCAGTACCGGGGCGAGCACGACATCCGCACCACCTGGCAGGCCCGCGAACGCATCGTCGTCGGCCTCACCGGCGGACCCGAAGGACGCACCCTCATCCGCCGCGCCTCCCGGATCGCGGCCAAGGGCTCCGGCAGCGAGATCCTCGCCGTCTACATCGCCCGCAGCGACGGCCTGACCTCCGTGTCGCCGAAGGAGCTGGCCGTCCAGCGCACCCTGGTCGAGGACCTCGGCGGCACCTTCCACCACGTCATCGGCGACGACATACCCGCGGCCCTGCTGGAGTTCGCGCGCGGCGTCAACGCCACCCAGATCGTGCTGGGCTCCAGCCGCCGCAAGACCTGGCAGTACATCTACGGACCCGGGGTCGGCGCGACCGTCGCCCGCGAGTCAGGCCCCGACCTGGACGTCCACATCGTCACCCACGAGGAGGTCGCCAAGGGCCGCGGTCTGCCCATGGCCCGCGGCGCCCGGCTCGGCCGAGCCCGGCTCGTCTGGGGCTGGCTCGTCGGCGTCGTCGGCCCCGTCCTGCTCGCGGTGGTGCTGCGCGGCATGGAGGACGCGCCCGGCCTCGCCAACGACGTCCTGCTCTTCCTCTTCCTCACCGTGGTCGCCGCCCTGCTCGGCGGAGTGCGGCCCGCGCTCGCCTCGGCGGCCGTCGGCTCCATGCTGCTGAACTACTGGTTCACCCCGCCCACCCACACCCTGACCGTCCAGGACCCGGAGAACCTCGTCGCCATCGTGATCTTCTTCGCGGTGGCGGTGGCGGTCTCCTCCGTCGTCGACCTCGCGGCCCGGCGCACCCACCAGGCCGCCCGGCTGCGCGCCGAGTCGGAGATCCTCTCCTTCCTCGCGGGCAGCGTGCTGCGCGGCGAGACCGCCCTGGACGCACTGCTGGAGCGGGTCCGCGAGACCTTCGCCATGGAGTCCGTCGCCCTGCTGGAGCGCAGCAGCGACGTGGAGCCGTGGACCTGCGCCGGATCGGTCGGACCGGCCCCGGTGGCCCGCCCCGAGGACGCGGACGTGGACATGCCGGTCGGCGACAACATGGCCCTCGCGCTGTCCGGCCGGGTGCTGCCCGCCGAGGACCGCCGGGTGCTCGGCGCGTTCGCCGCCCAGGCGGCCGTCGTCCTGGACCGCCAGCGCCTGGTAGGGGAGGCCGAACAGGCCCGCAGGCTCGCCGAGGGCAACCGGATCAGGACCGCCCTGCTCGCCGCCGTCAGCCACGACCTGCGCACCCCGCTGGCCGGCATCAAGGCGGCCGTCAGCTCCCTGCGCTCCGACGACGTCGCCTGGTCCGAGCAGGACCAGGCGGAGCTCCTCGAAGGCATCGAGGACGGCGCCGACCGGCTCGGCCACCTGGTCGGCAACCTGCTGGACATGTCCCGCCTCCAGACCGGCACCGTGACCCCGCTGATCCGCGAGATCGATCTCGACGAGGTGGTCCCCATGGCCCTCGGCGGGGTCCCCGACGGCAGCGTCGACCTCGACATCCCCGAGACGCTGCCCATGGTCGCCGTCGACCCGGGGCTCCTGGAGCGGGTCGTCGCCAACATCGTGGAGAACGCCGTCAAGTACCACTCCGGCCAGGAGCCCGTCCATGTCGCCGCCAGCGCGCTCGGCGGCCGGGTGGAGCTACGGGTCGTGGACCGTGGCCGGGGCGTCCCCGAAGAAGCCAAGGAGAGCATCTTTGAACCCTTCCAGCGGTACGGGGACGCCCCGCGCGGAGCCGGGGTGGGCCTCGGCCTCGCCGTCTCCCGGGGCTTCGCGGAGGCTATGGGCGGCACGCTGGACGCCGAGGACACCCCGGGCGGCGGGCTGACCATGGTGCTGACCCTCGCCGCGGCGCCGGGCGGCGCCCGCGTCGACGCCGATCTCCCCGCGCAGGTCACCTCGTGA
- a CDS encoding response regulator: protein MTRVLVIDDEPQIVRALVINLKARQYEVDAAPDGATALQLAAARHPDVVVLDLGLPDMDGVEVIKGLRGWTRVPILVLSARHTSDEKVEALDAGADDYVTKPFGMDELLARLRASVRRAEPVGQEGGAEDIAIVETAEFTVDLAAKKVHRAGRDVRLTPTEWHLLEVLVRNGGRLVSQKQLLQEVWGPSYGTETNYLRVYMAQLRRKLEADPSHPRHFVTEPGMGYRFERG from the coding sequence ATGACCAGGGTGCTTGTGATCGACGACGAGCCGCAGATCGTCCGCGCCCTCGTGATCAACCTGAAGGCTCGCCAGTACGAGGTCGACGCCGCTCCCGACGGGGCGACCGCCCTCCAGCTCGCCGCCGCCCGCCACCCCGACGTCGTCGTCCTGGACCTCGGGCTGCCCGACATGGACGGGGTCGAGGTGATCAAGGGGCTGCGCGGCTGGACCCGGGTCCCGATCCTCGTCCTCTCCGCGCGCCACACCTCCGACGAGAAGGTGGAGGCCCTGGACGCGGGCGCCGACGACTACGTCACCAAGCCCTTCGGCATGGACGAGCTGCTGGCCCGGCTGCGCGCCTCCGTACGCCGTGCGGAGCCGGTCGGCCAGGAGGGCGGCGCCGAGGACATCGCGATCGTCGAGACGGCCGAATTCACCGTCGACCTGGCCGCGAAGAAGGTGCACCGGGCGGGCCGCGACGTACGGCTCACCCCCACCGAATGGCACCTGCTGGAGGTCCTCGTCCGCAACGGCGGCCGTCTGGTCAGCCAGAAGCAGCTCCTCCAGGAGGTCTGGGGCCCTTCCTACGGCACCGAGACCAACTACCTGCGGGTCTACATGGCCCAGCTCCGCCGCAAGCTGGAGGCGGACCCCTCGCACCCCCGCCACTTCGTCACCGAGCCGGGGATGGGCTACCGCTTCGAACGCGGCTGA
- a CDS encoding OB-fold nucleic acid binding domain-containing protein — protein MSAVPRSEKAGKAGKAARPSGRFRRMLDRLSSSQEDLESQELRQDAQVTGCTRISECSDRQIVKVAGTLRTVTLRPRAGVPALEAELFDGTEPLDVVWLGRRSIAGIEPGRRIIASGRVAMSHGRRVLFNPTYELRPLGKE, from the coding sequence ATGAGTGCTGTTCCCCGATCCGAGAAAGCCGGGAAGGCCGGGAAGGCGGCGAGGCCTTCCGGGCGCTTCCGCCGTATGCTCGACCGGCTCTCCAGCTCCCAGGAGGACCTGGAGTCCCAGGAGCTGCGGCAGGACGCGCAGGTCACCGGATGCACCCGGATCTCCGAGTGCTCCGACCGGCAGATCGTGAAGGTGGCTGGTACGTTGCGGACCGTCACCCTCCGACCCCGGGCCGGAGTGCCCGCTCTGGAGGCGGAGCTCTTCGACGGCACCGAGCCGCTGGACGTGGTCTGGCTCGGCCGGCGTTCCATAGCCGGCATAGAGCCCGGCCGCAGGATCATCGCATCGGGGCGGGTCGCCATGAGCCACGGCCGCCGGGTGCTGTTCAACCCCACATACGAACTCCGACCGCTCGGCAAGGAGTAG
- a CDS encoding DUF3159 domain-containing protein produces the protein MTSLDKPTSETDQSHRTAQQDAGGKHAAQQDAESKAVTEAALFEAFGGVRGMVETVLPGLLFVTIFTINKDLHISAIAALAVSLALVAVRLIRRDTVKHAFSGVFGVAFGVVFAMMTGNAKDFYLPGMLYTLGLAIAYLGTAAAGVPLIGLILGPVFKENLSWRTRNPGRKKAYTKASYAWGFILLAKCAILFPLYWWADTTQFGWVLVALKIPPFLLAVYLTWVFLAKAPPPIDVFAEMEAEEQAEKERTAQAAAALRNPEA, from the coding sequence GTGACGTCTCTGGACAAGCCGACGTCCGAAACGGACCAGTCCCACCGCACCGCACAGCAGGACGCAGGGGGCAAGCACGCCGCTCAGCAGGACGCCGAGTCGAAGGCGGTCACCGAGGCCGCCCTCTTCGAGGCCTTCGGCGGCGTACGCGGCATGGTGGAGACAGTCCTCCCCGGGCTGCTCTTCGTCACGATCTTCACCATCAACAAGGACCTGCACATCTCGGCCATCGCGGCCCTGGCCGTGTCCCTGGCCCTGGTGGCCGTCCGGCTGATCCGCAGGGACACCGTCAAGCACGCCTTCAGCGGCGTCTTCGGGGTGGCCTTCGGTGTGGTCTTCGCGATGATGACGGGCAACGCCAAGGACTTCTACCTGCCGGGCATGCTCTACACGCTGGGCCTGGCCATCGCCTATCTCGGCACCGCCGCCGCAGGCGTACCGCTGATCGGGCTGATCCTCGGCCCGGTCTTCAAGGAGAACCTCTCCTGGCGGACCCGCAACCCGGGCCGGAAGAAGGCGTACACCAAGGCCAGCTACGCCTGGGGATTCATCCTGCTCGCCAAGTGCGCGATCCTCTTCCCGCTCTACTGGTGGGCCGACACCACCCAGTTCGGCTGGGTGCTGGTCGCCCTGAAGATCCCGCCGTTCCTGCTCGCGGTCTATCTGACCTGGGTCTTCCTCGCGAAGGCGCCGCCGCCCATCGACGTCTTCGCCGAGATGGAGGCCGAGGAGCAGGCCGAGAAGGAGCGCACGGCACAGGCCGCGGCCGCGCTGCGCAACCCGGAGGCGTGA
- a CDS encoding potassium channel family protein, whose product MRVSIAGAGAVGRSIATELLENGHEVLLIDKAPSAISVERVPMAEWLLADACEITSLDEAALQRCNVVIAATGDDKVNLVVSLLAKTEYGVPRVVARVNHPKNEWLFNESWGVDVAVSTPRLMSALVEEAVSVGDLVRLLRFSHGDANLVELTLPPESALAGTRVGDVAWPEDTSLVTIIRGSRVLTPSPEESLEAGDELLFVAAQAREEQLEDLLSVRRGPSDD is encoded by the coding sequence ATGCGTGTGTCGATTGCCGGGGCGGGCGCGGTGGGCCGTTCCATCGCCACCGAGCTGCTGGAGAACGGGCACGAGGTGCTGCTGATCGACAAGGCGCCGAGCGCCATCTCGGTGGAGCGGGTCCCGATGGCCGAGTGGCTGCTCGCGGACGCCTGCGAGATCACGTCGCTGGACGAGGCGGCGCTGCAGCGGTGCAACGTGGTGATCGCCGCGACCGGGGACGACAAGGTGAACCTGGTCGTCTCCCTGCTCGCCAAGACCGAGTACGGCGTACCGCGTGTGGTGGCCCGGGTGAACCATCCGAAGAACGAGTGGCTGTTCAACGAGTCCTGGGGCGTGGACGTCGCCGTCTCGACGCCGCGTCTGATGTCGGCCCTGGTCGAGGAGGCGGTGAGCGTCGGAGATCTGGTCCGGCTGCTGCGCTTCAGCCACGGCGACGCCAACCTGGTCGAGCTGACGCTGCCGCCGGAATCGGCCCTGGCCGGTACCCGCGTGGGGGATGTCGCGTGGCCCGAGGACACCTCGCTGGTGACCATCATCCGCGGGTCGCGGGTGCTCACGCCGAGCCCGGAGGAGTCCCTGGAGGCCGGTGACGAGCTGCTGTTCGTGGCCGCCCAGGCGCGTGAGGAGCAGTTGGAGGACCTGTTGTCGGTCCGCCGCGGCCCCTCGGACGACTGA
- a CDS encoding potassium channel family protein, which produces MHIVIMGCGRVGAALAQTLEQQGHTVAVIDQDPTAFRRLGSGFGGRRVTGVGFDQDTLREAGIEEAGAFAAVSSGDNSNIIAARVARETFSIENVAARIYDPKRAEVYQRLGIPTVATVRWTADQMLRRLLPSGAEPLWRDPSGGVQLAEVHTTPSWIGHKISTLQEETGVRVAFLTRLGEAILPTSQTVLQEGDLVHVMMRTDEIAKVEEAFAQGPEEDGH; this is translated from the coding sequence GTGCACATCGTCATCATGGGCTGCGGGCGCGTCGGAGCCGCTCTCGCGCAGACCCTCGAACAGCAGGGGCACACGGTCGCGGTGATCGACCAGGACCCTACGGCCTTCCGCCGTCTCGGGTCCGGATTCGGCGGGCGCCGGGTCACCGGGGTCGGCTTTGATCAGGACACCCTCCGCGAGGCGGGCATCGAGGAGGCCGGGGCTTTCGCCGCGGTCAGCAGTGGCGACAACTCCAACATCATCGCGGCCCGGGTGGCACGTGAGACGTTCTCCATCGAGAACGTCGCGGCCCGGATCTACGACCCGAAGCGCGCCGAGGTCTACCAGCGTCTCGGCATTCCCACGGTGGCGACGGTGCGCTGGACGGCGGACCAGATGCTGCGCCGGCTGCTGCCCTCGGGCGCGGAGCCGCTGTGGCGCGATCCGAGCGGGGGTGTGCAGCTCGCCGAGGTGCATACGACGCCGTCCTGGATCGGCCACAAGATCAGCACGCTCCAGGAGGAGACGGGGGTCCGCGTGGCCTTCCTCACCCGGCTGGGTGAGGCCATTCTGCCGACCTCGCAGACGGTTCTCCAGGAGGGCGATCTGGTGCACGTGATGATGCGTACGGACGAGATCGCCAAGGTCGAAGAGGCCTTCGCCCAGGGTCCCGAGGAGGACGGTCACTGA
- a CDS encoding APC family permease: MSKLTDLPKRILIGRALRSDKLGETLLPKRIALPVFASDPLSSVAYAPGEVLLVLSVAGVSAYHFSPWIALAVVVLMFTVVASYRQNVRAYPSGGGDYEVANTNLGPKAGLTVASALLVDYVLTVAVSISSGVENLGSAIPFVIEHKTFCAIGAIVLLTLMNLRGVKESGKLFAIPTYLFVAGVFGMILWGAFRGLVLGDTMHAPTSEFEIKPEHEGLAGFALVFLLLRAFSSGCAALTGVEAISNGVPAFRKPKSRNAATTLAAMGLLAVTMFCGIIGLAMATDVKMAENPAVDLIRDGSPVGENFTQDPVISQVAEAVFGHGSFLFMVLAAATALVLFLAANTAYNGFPLLGSILAQDRYLPRQLHTRGDRLAFSNGIVLLAGAAILLVWIYDADSTHLIQLYIVGVFVSFTLSQTGMVRHWNRHLSTEEDPARRRHMIRSRAINAFGATFTGLVLVVVLATKFTHGAWVALLGMVIFYGTMTAIRKHYDRVADEIAADEAPADEGLRPSRVHAIVLVSKLHRPTLRALAYAKLIRADRLEALSISVDPDETKALREDWERRGINVPLKILDSPYREVTRPVIDYVKGLRRESPRDVVSVYIPEYVVGHWYEHLLHNQSALRLKGRLLFTPGVMVTSVPYQLQSSEAAKRRARRRAEWNAPGSVRRGPVERRNSRSKEPNPKK; the protein is encoded by the coding sequence GTGTCCAAACTGACCGACCTGCCCAAACGGATCCTGATCGGCCGGGCGCTGCGCAGCGACAAGCTGGGAGAAACGCTCCTCCCGAAGCGCATCGCGCTTCCCGTCTTCGCATCCGACCCGTTGTCCTCGGTGGCGTACGCACCCGGAGAAGTCCTCCTCGTGCTGTCCGTCGCGGGAGTGTCGGCGTACCACTTCAGCCCCTGGATCGCGCTCGCCGTCGTCGTCCTCATGTTCACGGTCGTCGCCTCCTACCGGCAGAACGTCCGCGCCTACCCGAGCGGCGGTGGCGACTACGAGGTCGCCAACACCAACCTCGGGCCCAAGGCCGGACTGACCGTCGCCAGCGCCCTGCTCGTCGACTACGTCCTCACCGTCGCCGTGTCGATCTCCTCGGGTGTGGAGAACCTGGGCTCCGCCATTCCGTTCGTCATCGAGCACAAGACGTTCTGTGCCATAGGCGCCATCGTCCTGCTCACCTTGATGAATCTGCGCGGAGTGAAGGAATCGGGGAAGCTGTTCGCCATCCCCACCTACCTCTTCGTGGCCGGTGTCTTCGGGATGATCCTGTGGGGCGCGTTCCGGGGGCTGGTCCTCGGCGACACGATGCACGCCCCCACCTCCGAGTTCGAGATCAAGCCCGAACACGAAGGGCTCGCGGGCTTCGCCCTGGTCTTCCTCCTCCTGCGCGCGTTCTCCTCCGGCTGCGCCGCCCTCACCGGCGTCGAGGCGATCAGCAACGGGGTCCCCGCGTTCCGCAAGCCCAAGAGCAGGAACGCCGCGACCACGCTGGCCGCGATGGGCCTGCTCGCCGTCACCATGTTCTGCGGGATCATCGGGCTCGCCATGGCCACCGACGTCAAGATGGCCGAGAACCCGGCCGTGGACCTGATCCGCGACGGCTCCCCGGTCGGTGAGAACTTCACCCAGGACCCGGTGATCTCCCAGGTCGCCGAGGCGGTCTTCGGCCATGGCTCGTTCCTCTTCATGGTCCTCGCCGCGGCGACCGCACTCGTGCTCTTCCTGGCCGCGAACACCGCGTACAACGGTTTCCCGCTGCTCGGCTCGATCCTCGCCCAGGACCGCTACCTGCCGCGCCAGCTGCACACCCGCGGCGACCGCCTCGCCTTCTCCAACGGCATCGTCCTGCTGGCCGGGGCCGCGATCCTGCTCGTCTGGATCTACGACGCCGACTCCACGCACCTGATCCAGCTCTACATCGTCGGGGTGTTCGTCTCCTTCACCCTCAGCCAGACCGGCATGGTCCGGCACTGGAACCGCCATCTGAGCACCGAGGAGGACCCCGCCCGGCGCCGCCACATGATCCGCTCCCGGGCCATCAACGCCTTCGGCGCCACCTTCACCGGGCTGGTCCTGGTCGTCGTCCTCGCCACCAAGTTCACCCACGGCGCCTGGGTCGCCCTGCTCGGCATGGTGATCTTCTACGGCACGATGACCGCCATCCGGAAGCACTACGACCGGGTCGCCGACGAGATCGCCGCCGACGAGGCCCCCGCGGACGAGGGCCTGCGCCCCTCCCGTGTCCACGCGATCGTGCTGGTCTCCAAGCTCCACCGCCCCACGCTGCGCGCCCTCGCCTACGCGAAACTGATCCGCGCCGACCGCCTGGAGGCCCTCTCCATCAGCGTCGACCCGGACGAGACGAAGGCGCTCCGCGAGGACTGGGAGCGGCGCGGCATCAACGTACCGCTCAAGATCCTCGACTCGCCCTACCGCGAGGTGACCCGCCCGGTCATCGACTACGTCAAGGGGCTGCGCCGCGAGAGCCCGCGCGACGTGGTCAGCGTCTACATCCCCGAGTACGTCGTCGGCCACTGGTACGAGCACCTGCTCCACAACCAGAGCGCCCTGCGTCTGAAGGGCCGCCTGCTGTTCACCCCGGGCGTCATGGTCACGTCCGTCCCCTACCAGCTCCAGTCCTCCGAGGCCGCGAAGAGGCGGGCGAGGAGGCGCGCGGAGTGGAACGCTCCGGGGTCGGTGCGCCGGGGCCCGGTGGAACGCAGGAACAGCAGGAGCAAGGAGCCGAACCCCAAGAAGTGA
- a CDS encoding class I SAM-dependent RNA methyltransferase, which translates to MQNAPTSSLVGEEYEVEVGPVAHGGHCIARTAGNQVLFVRHTLPGEKIIAKVTEGDTDSRFLRADAVRILEPSKDRVEAPCPYAGPGMCGGCDWQHAKPGAQRRLKGEVIAEQLQRLAGLTPEEAGWDGTVMPAEGDKLPAGEVPAWRTRVQYAVDADGNAGLRKHRSHDVQPVDHCLIAAPGVSELGVEKREWPQMAAVEAITATGSNDRQVILTPKPGGRLPLVELDKPVSVLRVDEKDGGVHRVHGRAFVRERADDRTYRVGSGGFWQVHPQAANTLVRAVMQGLLPRKNDTALDLYCGVGLFAGAIGQRIGEKGAVLGIESGKRAVEDARHNLKDLDRVRIEHGKVDQVLPRTGITECDLIVLDPPRAGAGKQVVKHLSGLGARRIAYVACDPAALARDLAYFAEGGYRVRTLRAFDLFPMTHHVECVAILEPVKKDA; encoded by the coding sequence ATGCAGAACGCACCCACGTCGTCACTGGTCGGGGAGGAGTACGAGGTCGAGGTCGGGCCCGTCGCGCACGGCGGCCACTGCATCGCCCGTACCGCCGGCAACCAGGTCCTCTTCGTCCGCCACACGCTCCCGGGCGAGAAGATCATCGCGAAGGTGACCGAGGGCGACACCGACTCCCGCTTCCTGCGCGCCGACGCCGTACGGATCCTCGAACCGTCCAAGGACCGCGTCGAGGCCCCCTGCCCGTACGCGGGCCCCGGCATGTGCGGTGGCTGCGACTGGCAGCACGCCAAGCCGGGCGCGCAGCGCCGCCTCAAGGGCGAGGTCATCGCCGAGCAGCTCCAGCGCCTGGCGGGCCTGACCCCCGAAGAGGCGGGCTGGGACGGCACGGTCATGCCGGCCGAGGGCGACAAGCTTCCGGCGGGCGAGGTCCCCGCCTGGCGCACCCGCGTCCAGTACGCCGTCGACGCCGACGGCAACGCGGGCCTGCGCAAGCACCGCTCGCACGACGTGCAGCCGGTCGATCACTGCCTGATCGCGGCCCCCGGGGTCTCGGAACTGGGCGTCGAGAAGCGCGAGTGGCCTCAGATGGCCGCGGTGGAGGCCATCACCGCCACCGGCTCCAACGACCGCCAGGTCATCCTCACCCCGAAGCCCGGCGGCCGCCTCCCCCTCGTAGAACTCGACAAGCCGGTCTCGGTGCTCCGCGTGGACGAGAAGGACGGCGGCGTCCACCGCGTCCACGGCCGCGCCTTCGTCCGCGAACGCGCCGACGACCGCACCTACCGCGTCGGCTCCGGCGGCTTCTGGCAGGTCCACCCCCAGGCCGCCAACACCCTCGTCCGCGCCGTCATGCAGGGCCTTCTGCCCCGCAAGAACGACACGGCCCTCGACCTCTACTGCGGCGTGGGCCTCTTCGCCGGCGCCATCGGCCAGCGCATCGGCGAAAAGGGCGCGGTCCTCGGCATCGAGTCCGGCAAGCGAGCGGTCGAGGACGCCCGCCACAACCTCAAGGACCTCGACCGTGTCCGCATCGAACACGGCAAGGTCGACCAGGTCCTGCCCCGTACAGGCATCACCGAATGCGACCTGATCGTCCTGGACCCGCCGCGCGCGGGCGCGGGCAAGCAGGTCGTCAAGCACCTCTCGGGCCTGGGCGCGCGTCGTATCGCTTACGTCGCGTGCGACCCGGCGGCGCTGGCACGGGACCTGGCGTACTTCGCGGAGGGCGGATACAGGGTGCGGACGCTGCGGGCGTTCGATCTGTTTCCGATGACGCACCACGTGGAGTGCGTGGCGATCCTGGAGCCGGTGAAGAAGGACGCCTGA
- a CDS encoding HIT family protein, translating to MTSETTCEFCAIVTGRLHAEILFEDESTVAFLDNTAVMEGHTLVIPKVHATDIRAIAEDDAAAVMRTAHRMAALLDGVFTPDGMTLFQANRPAGWQDVFHLHVHLVPRCESDHLHRPWHAERAHPAALARTRQRVLRQTGDDAPI from the coding sequence ATGACCTCTGAGACAACCTGCGAGTTCTGTGCCATCGTCACCGGCCGGCTCCACGCCGAGATCCTGTTCGAGGACGAGTCGACCGTCGCCTTCCTCGACAACACCGCGGTGATGGAAGGGCACACCCTCGTCATCCCCAAGGTCCACGCCACCGACATCCGGGCCATTGCCGAGGACGACGCGGCGGCTGTGATGCGCACCGCGCACCGCATGGCCGCGCTCCTCGACGGCGTGTTCACCCCGGACGGCATGACACTGTTCCAGGCCAACCGTCCGGCGGGCTGGCAGGACGTCTTCCACCTCCACGTCCACCTCGTGCCCCGGTGCGAGTCCGACCACCTGCACCGGCCCTGGCACGCGGAACGCGCCCACCCCGCCGCTCTGGCGCGGACCCGCCAACGCGTTCTGAGGCAGACCGGCGACGACGCGCCCATATGA